Proteins co-encoded in one Cucurbita pepo subsp. pepo cultivar mu-cu-16 chromosome LG15, ASM280686v2, whole genome shotgun sequence genomic window:
- the LOC111811249 gene encoding polygalacturonase-like: MALYGTLMLLLSLLLLLLLTHALAEGLTLDIVSLGAKPDGKTDASPVLQTAWAKACDSTGPATIHVPIGTFYVQSGSFNGPCKNNAITIRIDGTLVASSDIQVLAKTKAWIAFKDVNGLSIHGGVIDGKGSSIWDCKHSGNNCPDGAPNLEITNAQDVIIDGLASINSQIFNIVVHGCQNVNIQGVKVSDPGDSPNTDGIHVQESSDVTILSSNIGTGDDCISIGPGTTNLWIESVTCGPGHGISIGSLGKSADEPGVKNVTVTSSTFTESTNGVRIKSWARPSSGFATDIHFQHITLDNVKNPIIIDQNYCPHDEGCPHQDSGVKISEVTYEDIKGTSATEIGVKFDCSPTNPCTGLTLEDIKVTYNDQIAKASCEGAKGTASGVVEPASCLE, translated from the exons ATGGCTCTCTATGGAACCTTAATGcttcttctttcccttttgcTACTTCTCCTTTTGACCCATGCATTGGCTGAGGGATTAACCTTAGATATTGTTAGTCTTGGAGCAAAGCCTGATGGAAAGACCGATGCCTCGCCTGTACTCCAAACAGCATGGGCCAAGGCTTGTGACTCGACGGGACCTGCTACTATTCACGTGCCCATAGGCACATTCTACGTTCAAAGTGGGAGCTTTAATGGGCCTTGTAAGAACAATGCTATTACTATTCGCATCGATGGCACTCTTGTGGCTTCCTCAGACATTCAAGTTCTAGCTAAAACTAAAGCTTGGATTGCGTTTAAAGACGTAAATGGGCTTTCCATTCATGGCGGTGTTATTGATGGGAAAGGATCTAGCATATGGGATTGTAAACACTCTGGGAATAATTGCCCCGATGGAGCACCG aATCTTGAAATCACAAATGCACAAGATGTTATCATCGATGGATTAGCTTCAATTAATAGCCAAATATTTAACATTGTGGTGCACGGTTGCCAAAATGTGAACATTCAAGGAGTGAAGGTCTCGGATCCTGGCGATAGTCCGAACACTGATGGCATCCATGTGCAGGAGTCATCAGATGTGACCATCCTCAGTTCCAACATCGGCACCGGTGATGACTGCATCTCAATTGGTCCAGGGACCACCAACTTATGGATAGAAAGTGTTACATGTGGACCTGGGCATGGAATCAG CATTGGGAGCTTGGGGAAGTCGGCAGATGAGCCTGGAGTGAAAAATGTGACAGTTACATCATCGACTTTTACCGAGAGTACGAATGGAGTAAGGATTAAGTCTTGGGCAAGACCAAGTAGTGGGTTCGCAACCgatattcattttcaacacATTACTTTGGATAATGTGAAGAACCCTATCATAATTGATCAAAACTACTGTCCACATGATGAAGGCTGCCCCCATCAG GATTCGGGAGTAAAAATTAGCGAAGTAACTTACGAAGATATCAAGGGAACATCAGCCACTGAAATAGGAGTCAAATTTGATTGTAGCCCAACAAATCCTTGCACTGGACTCACCTTGGAAGACATTAAAGTGACTTATAATGATCAAATCGCTAAAGCTTCATGCGAAGGTGCCAAAGGAACTGCCTCTGGTGTGGTTGAACCTGCTAGTTGCTTAGAATAG